The genomic window accggaaatcaggtgggctcggtgactgcaccacaatgcagccatctaatccacttacctttgcaatgcagacgaccatacttgtgtttgccagcctgcagctgtcgaacatgataggcctatcctcgggggcgtcatctatgttggtgctgccgggctccgaaagcgagccaggctcctgccgcctactacgcaccaactgctcgtccccaccggatattacgtcggaggaactactatcaccggaaatcaccgtgctatggaaggccgcatcgtcatcaaccacagcatcatcaagtataaaggaacatcacccgctgacgccacttcgtgggctcggtgactgcaccacaatgcagccatctaatccacttacctttgcaatgcagacgaccatacttgtgtttgccagcctgcagctgtcgaacatgataggcctatcctcgggggcgtcatctatgttggtgctgccgggctccgaaagcgagccaggctcctgccgcctactacgcaccaactgctcgtccccaccggatattacgtcggaggaactactatcaccggaaatcaccgtgctatggaaggccgcatcgtcatcaaccacagcatcatcaagtataaaggaacatcacccgctgacgccacttcgtgggctcggtgactgcaccacaatgcagccatctaatccacttacctttgcaaTGCAGGTCAGTAAATCGTATGTCCTCTTCGCTAAAAAGTCGAGTAATTACTTCCTGGTGCAGTTCCCGAGCCCCCACTGCTGTATTACTATTGCTGTTGAGTGTGCTCATATAATTCACTCGTTGCTGATCTTATCGGGTGACGTCGAAACTAATCCTGGCCCTAACGGAAACGCTGCTATTCTTACTGAGCTACAAAAGCTAAGTGCCGGCCAGGCCCAGCTGATTGCCGAAGTTCAGAGTTTGAAATCTCAACTAAGCACAACGGATAAAAGAATAACAGACTTAAACAAACGAATGGGCGATCTCGAAACACATTACCAAACTCTTCTTCCCCTCAGAAATGATATCGAAAAAACACAGACTAACGTAATCAACATGACTAAAAAAATTCAAGAGCTAGAAACTTCCCTGGATGACGCTGAAAACAGGTCGCGCCGGAATAACCTTCTATTCTACGGCATCCCTGACCCCACTAGGAATGAAACGTGGGCTGAATCTGAAAAAATGA from Rhipicephalus microplus isolate Deutch F79 chromosome 7, USDA_Rmic, whole genome shotgun sequence includes these protein-coding regions:
- the LOC142767626 gene encoding uncharacterized protein LOC142767626 — protein: MQPSNPLTFAMQTTILVFASLQLSNMIGLSSGASSMLVLPGSESEPGSCRLLRTNCSSPPDITSEELLSPEITVLWKAASSSTTASSSIKEHHPLTPLRGLGDCTTMQPSNPLTFAMQTTILVFASLQLSNMIGLSSGASSMLVLPGSESEPGSCRLLRTNCSSPPDITSEELLSPEITVLWKAASSSTTASSSIKEHHPLTPLRGLGDCTTMQPSNPLTFAMQVSKSYVLFAKKSSNYFLVQFPSPHCCITIAVECAHIIHSLLILSGDVETNPGPNGNAAILTELQKLSAGQAQLIAEVQSLKSQLSTTDKRITDLNKRMGDLETHYQTLLPLRNDIEKTQTNVINMTKKIQELETSLDDAENRSRRNNLLFYGIPDPTRNETWAESEKMIIDICNNNLGLTVQPNDIERAHRLGIHSLNRNRPDIVKFLSYKTRDALLSNGRKLKNTNYSIGEDFSRPVQYARKQLLAFAKTRSDKFSLRFKTLHVGSKRYIFDASSHMVKEIA